In the Wyeomyia smithii strain HCP4-BCI-WySm-NY-G18 chromosome 2, ASM2978416v1, whole genome shotgun sequence genome, one interval contains:
- the LOC129720915 gene encoding differentially expressed in FDCP 8 homolog, translated as MQTVQNIKDGIWNFPCAVNSFLSREETTGAVQVTLDNSDDNNNNAVSENESIDGGGDNDDDITDNGLYEAEAEEPAALGTAMSINSLNLCGENDLLCGSHAIPLALIKEEWQLVLGCEASIPEIEFAIDKCKDLVLRTSTTKTENRNWLVRHLIELRHRLKELQDVDNDPDAVPTGMKVILGHHFVAHKSYPKCKVFCDHCSGIVWNVMQASYRCSDCSFTVHHKCIRNVIRICAHVITAERKLPIECICPEIGLAFQKYTCAECGSQLSCNDSKAIGCFGVELNAEKLISVQPRLCDYSGLYYCTVCHWNDTAVIPARIMNNWDFKPRKVSRASLQQIRLMYHRPVINLEQKNPRLFALVPKLGATKRFRQKLQHMRRYLTVCRIAEELRLVRDTIGNSRHLMQSDDMYSVADLVRIENGTLLIFLHTAYGAFERHIRNCLICSGKAYICEICNNDEIIFPFDDCAVCCNQCSSVTHRQCQLRKNMQCQKCIRLRVREQRMRNDILDAANGN; from the exons ATGCAAACTGTGCAAAACATAAAGGATGGGATTTGGAATTTTCCCTGCGCTGTAAACAGTTTTCTCAGCAGGGAAGAAACCACCGGTGCAGTTCAGGTAACTCTTGATAACAGCgatgacaacaacaacaatgcCGTTTCCGAGAATGAATCCATCGACGGCGGTGGGGACAATGACGATGACATCACTGATAACGGTCTCTACGAAGCAGAAGCAGAGGAGCCGGCGGCCTTGGGAACGGCGATGTCGATAAACTCGCTAAATCTCTGTGGCGAAAATGATTTACTTTGCGGTTCACACGCAATTCCGCTCGCTCTAATAAAGGAAGAATGGCAGTTAGTTCTGGGCTGTGAAGCATCCATTCCGGAGATTGAATTTGCAATTGATAAGTGCAAGGATCTCGTACTGCGTACCAGCACCACTAAAACTGAAAACCGCAACTGGCTTGTTCGCCACCTCATTGAACTAAGGCATAGACTAAAAGAGCTGCAGGATGTTGATAACGATCCAGATGCGGTGCCAACGGGAATGAAAGTAATCCTAGGTCATCATTTCGTAGCGCACAAAAGCTATCCCAAGTGTAAGGTTTTTTGCGATCACTGTTCGGGTATCGTTTGGAACGTAATGCAGGCGTCCTACCGATGCAGTG ATTGCTCATTCACTGTTCATCACAAGTGTATAAGAAACGTGATAAGAATTTGCGCCCATGTAATTACCGCAGAACGTAAGCTGCCGATTGAATGCATTTGTCCTGAAATTGGTCTAGCGTTTCAGAAATATACCTGTGCAGAATGCGGTTCACAACTTAGTTGCA ATGACTCAAAGGCAATTGGTTGTTTTGGAGTAGAGCTTAACGCTG AAAAACTAATCTCAGTTCAACCACGACTTTGTGACTATTCAGGACTTTACTATTGCACGGTATGCCACTGGAATGATACGGCTGTAATCCCGGCTCGAATAATGAACAACTGGGATTTTAAACCCCGTAAAGTGAGCCGAGCCTCGCTACAGCAGATTCGTTTGATGTACCATCGGCCCGTCATTAACCTTGAGCAGAAAAATCCACGTCTGTTTGCACTGGTTCCCAAGCTGGGGGCAACGAAACGTTTTCGCCAAAAGCTGCAACATATGAGACGATATTTGACGGTATGTCGGATTGCGGAAGAATTGCGTTTAGTGCGAGATACTATCGGCAATAGTCGACACCTGATGCAGTCGGACGATATGTATAGTGTAGCGGATTTAGTCAGGATCGAAAACGGCAccttgttgatttttttacacACAGCCTATGGTGCATTTGAGCGACACATACGGAATTGCTTG ATATGTTCCGGCAAAGCGTACATATGTGAAATATGCAACAATGATGAAATTATATTCCCCTTTGACGATTGTGCCGTGTGTTGTAACCAGTGTAGCTCAGTCACCCATCGGCAATGTCAGTTGAGAAAAAATATGCAATGTCAAAAGTGTATCCGTCTCCGAGTTCGGGAACAACGAATGCGGAACGACATTCTGGATGCTGCTAACGGAAATTAA
- the LOC129720919 gene encoding E3 ubiquitin-protein ligase XIAP-like: MLTFDCTTFDDNGEAGRFQFNGSFPEMAKLLTRLETFKDVYWKTNRKHLANAGFFFTGRKTTVQCFYCGLRLAEWEPTDDAWKAHAEAASAEGCYYLTHMKGKRFVEGGDTNEELYSCFKPDDFVGIWTPCKQITKCVLCNWEFALVPKDINEEIVEETEARVTETPEKTAN; the protein is encoded by the coding sequence ATGCTTACTTTTGACTGCACTACTTTCGATGACAATGGCGAGGCTGGCCGATTCCAGTTCAATGGTTCGTTTCCAGAGATGGCCAAACTCCTCACTCGATTGGAGACTTTCAAAGACGTTTACTGGAAAACCAACCGGAAACACCTGGCCAACGCTGGATTTTTCTTCACCGGACGTAAGACAACTGTACAATGTTTCTATTGTGGACTGCGACTGGCCGAATGGGAACCAACCGACGATGCGTGGAAGGCTCACGCGGAAGCGGCTTCGGCCGAGGGCTGCTATTATCTAACACATATGAAGGGCAAACGTTTTGTCGAAGGTGGAGACACCAATGAGGAACTGTACTCCTGTTTCAAGCCAGATGATTTCGTTGGAATATGGACTCCATGTAAGCAAATTACTAAATGTGTTTTATGTAATTGGGAGTTTGCACTAGTGCCCAAGGATATAAACGAAGAGATCGTCGAGGAAACAGAAGCGAGAGTTACAGAAACGCCAGAGAAAACCGCGAATTAA